One Gossypium raimondii isolate GPD5lz chromosome 3, ASM2569854v1, whole genome shotgun sequence genomic window carries:
- the LOC105794699 gene encoding zinc finger protein 5 codes for MEKDACDCENGYSQAGFSVEKKLRLFGFELNPSNSNGDSMKVCGEGDESVNSSNTISSTAKEKSSMAEADDKKFECQYCFKEFANSQALGGHQNAHKKERMKKKRLQLQAKRASLNCYLQPFQNSLGFGSPWYYDSPAYATADFTPYEESQISFSQFEQDSHFNGSHASNLNSLPSEMIPFQRDSSMFTLIQGDRSRDNRPLFKPSSSTPTKQSCKTLDLQLGLGLQQSTIQSSSGGGI; via the coding sequence ATGGAAAAAGATGCATGTGATTGCGAAAATGGTTATTCTCAAGCTGGATTCTCTGTCGAGAAAAAGCTTAGACTGTTCGGGTTTGAGCTCAACCCGAGCAACAGCAATGGCGACTCCATGAAAGTTTGTGGTGAAGGTGATGAAAGTGTGAATTCATCCAACACCATTTCTTCTACAGCCAAGGAGAAAAGCTCGATGGCAGAGGCGGACGACAAGAAATTCGAGTGCCAATATTGCTTCAAGGAATTCGCCAACTCACAGGCGCTTGGAGGTCATCAAAATGCGCACAAGAAAGAGaggatgaagaagaaaagattgcAACTTCAAGCCAAGAGGGCCAGCCTCAATTGTTATCTTCAACCTTTTCAGAACAGTCTTGGTTTCGGCTCTCCATGGTACTATGATTCTCCCGCTTATGCTACTGCTGATTTCACTCCTTACGAAGAATCTCAAATAAGTTTCAGTCAATTCGAGCAAGATAGCCATTTTAATGGCTCTCATGCATCGAATTTGAACAGCCTACCGTCTGAAATGATTCCTTTCCAACGAGATTCATCCATGTTCACGTTAATACAAGGTGACAGATCAAGGGATAACAGGCCTCTTTTCAAGCCTTCTTCTTCCACTCCAACAAAGCAAAGCTGTAAAACCTTGGATCTACAATTAGGCCTTGGTTTGCAGCAATCTACGATACAGAGTTCCTCTGGAGGTGGTATATAG